TTACCTATCTCTCTTACCTATTCCTCTTACCTATCTCTCTTACCTATCTCACTTACCTATCCCTCTTACCTATCTCTCTTACCTATCCCTCTTACCTATCTCTCTTACCTATCTCTCTTACCTATCTCTCTTACCTATCCCTCTTACCTATCTCTCTTACCTATCTCTCTTACCTATCTCTCTTACCTATCTCTCTTACCTATCTCTCTTACCTATCTCTCTTACCTATCTCTCTTACCTATCTCTCTTACCTATCCCTATTACCTATCTCTCTTACCTATCTCTCTCATCTATCTCTCTAACCTATCTCTCTCATACCTATCTCTCTTACCTATCTCTCTCACCTATCTCTCTTACCTATCTCTCTTACCTATCTCTCTTACCTATCCCTCTTACCTATCTCTCCTACCTATCTCTCTTAGATATTATCTCTTCTATCTTTTTCTTCCCCCTATCTttcttaatttttaatttttgcattttttggaCTGGAACTGAATCATACATGATTCTCTACTACAGAGTAAATACACACGAGTTTATGCAAAAATAGGGAAGGTATGCAACTCAATAAACAAGAGAATTATTAATGCCCAAAAAGCAAGGTTTCACTTGGTGCACTAGTAACAAATTTCCTTATGACACTTTCCATGAAAATCTTTATGAAGGCAATGGAATAGTATTTTCAGGTTTTTTAAGTGCTCAAGTTAGTATAACTTTTATGTTAATTTTCTGTGATTCCACGAGGTACTAGTTATTACAGGTTATAGCAAACTGCTTTCATTTGATCGTCTATATTCATCATGGCAGAACAAAAAGGTTAAAACAACGCATGTTGGGTAGAAAGAAAAACAGAAGACTGGCAATATCTCACATAAAAATACCAAATTACACATATTCAATATACCTCTTAACGACTGGATTTTTATGgtaattacaagaaacatgaaaaaattacaaatgagAATATATCTTATACAAACTTTCATGTGCACAAAAGCATGATTCATGCTTTGCATATCAGCGACAGTAGTTCACTGTAATGATTGCAAAAAATGATTTTGTGCGTATATAGGCTAACACTACTGGTTGTGTTGGATAGTATACAGTTGTGATCTGCGGCCTAAAAACTTTTCAAGTACATAGTGAAATCATGCATCCTATGTCAGCTATGTTTGGATGTAGTTATGTTATTTGAGATGCTGATAGCAGAATGATTGTTCATACATAGAGTAGTTGGTCGGCGGTTTCCACCAATTATGTCACTGTACAGCTGTTTCAACCATACAACGTTTTTAGCATCGTCAATAACAGCCACATACTCCACCTCAGCAGTAGACAAAGAAATGGCACTCTGCCTCTTACTAATCTAAGAGATAGGTTCATCTCTATGCATGAAAACTACACTGGTTGTAGATTGATAATCATCAGTGCAACTTGAATCAGAACATCTCTCTGGTGAGTTTCCAATCCTTTAGTAGGTAGCACCGGACTCTTGAGTACCTTTCAGGTAGTGTAGAACTTTCTTAACTGCAGTTAGATGAGTTTGTGCCGAAACAGAGGTGTAATGACAAAGCATACCGACAAAACCTGAACAAGTTGCAGTTGACAGATTTAGCAGACTTCCAATAATTGACTGATACAGTCCTTTATCAACTAGATTGCTTCCATCACTACTAATCAGTTTCAAATCAGTAGCTGTAGGGGTGTTGGTAGGTTTACATTTAGCCGGGTTAAACTTACCGAGAGTCTGAGGTATATAGTGCCGCTGATTCAACTCGACGTTGTCATCATTGTATTTTGCATCTACGCACGGTACCTTGGGTAGCTGAACCAAACCAATCATTTTTAATCTCATACTGAGGCATGGCTTTATATCAACCATAGACTCTTCAGTATCACTAAGTAGAACTACATCCTCTACTTAGAAAGCCAAAAGTAGTTTGTTCTCATTGTTGGTACGTCTATGCACACATTTATCTTTGCTAGACTGGGAGTAGCCAAGCGATTCGCTTGATTTTTTAAGCTAGATTCTCGTTTCTTGGAGAGACAACTCTTTCAATTTGCGATTTGTAAATAACTTCTCATAAATTACCCTTGATGCATGCAGTGACAACGTCCATTTGATGAATGAATGTGTTGCAACTAAATCTGTATGATGACAGTGCGCATAATGAGGTCTTGTATACTATTGGTGAGTTTCCTCAAAGCCCACACCCAGCTTTTGAGAAAAATTTTCCGCTACTGATCTTGCTTTGTACCATCACTTTTGTTATTCAGCTTACAGCTTCAGCCGGTCACTTTTCAGCTGACCAGCTGACAACTCGATGGTAGCAGTGCGAGATTCCAAGTACCAAGCTCTAACAAAGACTGACATTCTTCATTAGCAGTCTTTATCTATTTGTACGATTGAGAGCTAATTATTGCTTCCATGTAGGTGGATGGCTCAACTACGTCACTTACACTTAGAGCTGAACTCATAGATATCGCGTCTGATTGGCTCATGACAGCTGCGATGTGATGTCATGACAAGAGATGGAAGCTTATTAAAAAAGAACAACTCCACCACACTAGGTTTAGTGTTTTCTTCAGTGAATGGATCTGAGAGTAGCTGTATACCAAGCGCGTATTCATCACAGATGACCTCTCGACAAATTTCTATCTGTCGTATGATTGTACATGCTTCTGAGTTTGAGCTACACACCGTGAACATCATTTTCTCAGTTTAGTCATCTAGCTTGTGTTTAAGCTCATTAAATATATGAGCGTTCGCTAAAGAGGCAAAGGCTCGCAGGTTGCCAATCTCTTGTCAACAACCAAACCACAGTTAATAAGGTGTAGTGGTTTGTACATGTGCGGCTGTAAAGAGATTCTTATTGACATACACTACTGTCAGTCTCCATAGTTTCAACCCAGAATGGTTTTGAGGAGATTTACATCAACAGTCATTGCTCAACCAAACTCACATATCATGTGATTGTATCTTTTTGCACTCTATTTTGCTGAGGAGAAGAGCGTACAGTAAACTAGTGATGTAAACTGTTAGCTGTTAGATAGCTTCGGAATGTCTCTGACATGTATTTAATTTCTCCATCACTTCATTATGTACCAATCCTATTTTCAGTATGGTTTTCAACAACTCTTGCAAAACAGAAAAGACATTGCTGCTATTTAATACAAATTATACATGAGCAAATCCTGAAGCATAAGACAAATTTCCCAAAGTTAGTGTGCTACCCTGTGCTTGCAGTGCTGTCACTGGTTCAGTGTAACTGTCTAGTAGACTACTTAATAAAGGGAAATCTTCATCATTTTCACCCAATGTGGCATTCTTGCAGGTAATTTGTGTGGTAGCTCCTTCATTTTCTTGAGATGGTTTTTGATTGATTCAATTTCACGCACTACTGTGCAGAAACATTATTTCTTGTGATATAAGCTATTAACCAAGCTAACTTTTTCGAAGTGAGATTGAAGCTTACTCCAGGTACCCTTATTGTTGTCACCTGCAGTTATTAAATATAACAGTTTATCACTGATAGCGTTGACAAGGTAGCCATATGCTTTAGCTGAGTTCACTGTGTAACTCTTATTTTCCATTTCAGCAGCACTTTCTGGTGGTTCTGCGGTAGCACCATCAATGTGACCAAGAAGAACATGCTTGCTTTTAATTTCTAGGTATGATAGTTATCTTTTGTTAGCCTAGTAAGCTCTAGTCTGTCACCCATCGTTTAAGCTGCTACAAGTTTTGATGAACTGCTCCGATTTGTTTGACTATATTCAACATGGAGGAACCAAAAGGATAAACCAAAGCAAGCTGagtaaaaacaaacacaaaggACTGATACATTCTAACATGAAACTATCAAGCTACACATAATTAATATTGAAGGTTTTCTGAAAGCTTTAAATTGCATGAATCTGTTTAGTAGTTTAGGTATTGTGCTCACCTCTTTTAGCTCTTCGTAGAAAACAGGTAAGTAGTTGGGTTTATCTTTAAACGCTGTCCACCATTCAGATGTGTAATCCCACCATGTGGGGTGATTCACTGCAATAGGACAATTTGGCTCAGTTTAGATATTTTAGGTCTTACAGGCTTCATGAAAAGACAATATTTGTAATGAGTGGCCAGGGTAGagtataacaataatattatagaCCTTTACCTGAATGTAATAATAGCGTAATGCAATAACTGAGGCGTCAAAAAGTAAAGTTGAGAAATTCTAACTTCTTGCATTTAGTGCAAATTGTTTGGCGCACAAATCACACACATGtagataaaacaataaaatcagcTCAGTTCAATATAATCAATTGAAACATCAAAATCGAAACAGAAAGCAGTATAAGCTCTCATTACCAACGAGGTTTAACATGCATAAACTGAGATAACGATATTCTCAGACTACTTATTACCTCAGACTATTCTCTCAGCATTGCTTTGGCTGCTGAGTTATTATATATGCTTATTAATGGTatgcaaaactttttatttctCCATATGATATAACTGGACagttttagttatttttcaaacaGCTATGACATTTGAAAGATAAATTTTAATGCGTAATTTTAATCTGATAATGTTGCCGGACTCTTTATGTTACAGAGTTATAATATACTTAATCATATATCAATGAACAACTAGATTGTAACTGTCAAcacttattatagtattattaccATCAGCCAGTCAGTTGATTATcatgttatagtaaatatttgttgGTAGGATTATGAAAAAAACTTTCAATACTTACTTCTGTCTCGATCACAGAATATCTCAGTAATGAAGGAATTCCAGTCATGCGTCAGGTGACCAGCAATATCAGTTAGATTGGTCAAATGGTTGAAAAAGGAAACAGCTAAATCAGCAGGATTTCGGtgaatttgaataaattttcCACTGTCAAAAATAATATAGCTGAACAATAACAATTTACCAATTTACTCTTACACGCTTCTAATGTTAGGTAACTGACTGAGTATAACATTatgtttatagttactagtcACCAACTCTTACACACTTCTAATGTTAGGTAACTGACTGAGTATAACATTatgtttatagttactagtcACCAACTCTTACACACTTCTAATGTTAGGTAACTGACTGagtataatattatgtttatagttactagtcACCAACTCTTACACACTTCTAATGTTAGGTAACTGACTGAGTATAACATTatgtttatagttactagtcACCAACTCTTACACACTTATAATGTTAGATATCTGACTGAGGATAAAATTATGTTGACAGTTAATAGTCACCAAGTTTTACACACATCTAACATTAGGTAACTGACTGAGTATAACATTatgtttatagttactagtcACCAACTCTTACACACTTCTAATGTTAGGTAACTGACTGagtataatattatgtttatagttactagtcACCAACTCTTACACACTTCTAATGTTAGGTAACTGACTGAGTATAACATTatgtttatagttactagtcACCAACTCTTACACACTTATAATGTTAGATATCTGACTGAGGATAAAATTATGTTGACAGTTAATAGTCACCAAGTTTTACACACATCTAACATTAGGTAACTGACTGAGTATAACATTatgtttatagttactagtcACCAACTCTTACACACTTATAATGTTAGATATCTGACTGAGGATAAAATTATGTTGACAGTTAATAGTCACCAAGTTTTACACACATCTAACATTAGGTAACTGACTGAGTATAACATTATGTTTATAGTTACTATTAACACTCTCTTATACACTTATATTGTTAGATATCTGACTGAGGATAAAATTACGTTGATAGTTAATAGTCACCAAGTTTTACACACTTCTAATGTTGTGTAACTAACTCagtataatattatgtttatacaTGTGCTAGAAATCTTGTGTTAGTAGGATGATAACAACACAAAGATAAATATTTCTGGTATTGGAAAACTATTAAATCAGTTTTCCAATAATATCCACAACTGCAGTAGTAAATGTAGCAATTACTTTATTATGTAATATCAATTATTGTAGTTCAAGTGTTTGTAACACCTACACATATTTACCTGCTGTTATTCAGTATATCTGGTGGCATGACGCCAAGCTGTAAATGAGTGATCATAACTCTTCTCCCTCCATTTTGTTTTGCTTCTGGATCAAACCAAAATTCAAGCATGTTTTGAGAAGTTTTTTCTTTCCTGTAATCTGCCGATCTTCGCGTTAGCATCATTACGATTTCACAAAGCCAGTGACTTCCTGTGAAATGTTCAGAGTAACTTTATTTGCTCATTCTAGCACTTCATAGaaaaggagaagacaacttttagCAGTTCCTTAGTACTGTTGATCCCATAGCTTACTGCATTGTTATAGAGAGTTAAAAAAGGGCAAATCTTCATAGCAAAGTcattaattatttgtaaaactttAGATTTTGGAGTGCCTTATATtattctttgtttattgattTGATTTCAAGTACCACAGCATCAAAAACCATTTCTGGCAAATAACGTGACAAAAATGTTTGAATAATATGTGGACCGCCCCTTCATATTTGGCATCCAACATATGCTAATAGTCACAAGATCATTAATAAAATTCAATGGTCAGCCAAGTTATAGTCAATTTAGTACCGAGTAAATTATCCATTTTCGACTGCATTTTGGTTCCAGTTTGGTTCTAGTAGACTGCTGAAGCACGCAAGCGTGCATCTATTAACCAATCACCATTAACCGGACATACgacaacagacaaacacttggttttatataaatagataaacGAAATGAATAAGCAAAAACAAATAATCTTTACGTGCTCACTTACAGTTCTTTTGTATTTTACATTTAGAATCCGACAAAAGTcacaaaattatcaaaaagtCAACAATCAATTAAGTTACAGATGATTTGTTACCAAGCAAATACCTATATTCATCTGCATGTTGATCATAGATTGTGCTAAAAGTCCAAAGTTAGCTCTTTGTAATGCCATTTCTTACCTGATTTTGAATAAGTCGGCAGATAAATGTCATCATCAAGGACAGGAAATGACTTCATGTATGAATCCaacttattttttatgttaGGGAATGGATAGACTTTATGACCATTGTACTCAAGTGTGTTCCAGATAAACTTTCCTTCAGCATCAAACAACGGTGTGAGACCAGAAGTGTCCATAGCCTACAGATAAAGTATTCCGTTAACTGAAACCATGTGACAAGCAGAGTTGTACCTTGAATAAGTAGGTCTTTTGCTTTTATCATCTGTCTGCAGTTTCTACTTCTCTCCTTTCTTTTCACCCAGTATTCCTTTTCTTCTTTGTTATGCCTCCTCTTACTCTCTGACCCTTCCTACCTTTTTCTTCGGTGTCTCCTTATTCAATAATTTACAAAGCAGGCTTGGTCCCTGGTCTAATCCCCTAACTGCATCAATCCTACCCTCTACATCACTCTGTTCCTTTACCTTAGAATGGTTCTCACTCTAAATACATTCCCACTTTCCACTTACCAGTAAATCATTGTTCACCTACCTTGTAAATTTGTTGAGCACTGTGTGGCAGAGTGTTCAGAGTTGCAGAAGTATgcagcatctacatgtagttaccACGTGTTATCTTTCTACCAGCTATCACAGTACCACTAGTAAGGCTGTGTACACTGTGTCACGTTAGTGTGCACGAAGGACTTTACATTTCTGCAGGAATGTTAACTCAAGCGTGACTCAAACTTTCATTGTCATCAGTCCACTTGGCAGCCTAAGTTAAATATCGTAATGAGTCCTAACTATGCAAGTAATTATCCCATAAAATGGGTAGCCGCCCGAGCAGTGTAGAGCTTAATGCGCCAGTCTGCTAAACGCAGTATTCCACGTGCATTCCCGTCTGAAGCAGCTTTTTTGCCAGCGCTGTTACCGTGACTTCAGACGGACACCACTCATATTGTAGTGAAGATTTGACTTGCTAGTATGTTACCtgtcattaattatatattaaagcaTTCAGGCAAATTATACAAATTACTCCCATGTGTGTACATGGGAGTAATTTGTATGTCACTTACGACACTTTAGTTGGGTCTTATTGCGGTGAAAGGAAGTATAGCAACTAGCTTGTAGAAATTCGTCATCTTTCAGCAGTAAAAAGAATTGTCCACATCATCGATGCACAGCAGACTGAAATAGTACTACTGTATTTCAAatgaagtaaaaaaaattacacaGTTTTAAGAGATGATTTTTGCAAATTGCTTAACTTCAATGTTATTTGTGTCCCATGGTGTTGGTTACCTGTACTGACACTAGTGAAAGTTTCATTAAACTACAAGTAGGAGAGTAGCTAAAGCGTAATATATTTTGGTAATCTTTATATTCTCTCTCTATACTTgttatgtatatagatgtatatatacagtcacgATCATAagtgtatgtatatagatatatataatgtacacatgcatatgtatatatacctacatggatatatatatttatgtatatatagacatctatatatataaatatctatcaGCAAATTTTCTGTTCCATCCACAATGGCATTTTGTCATTTTAATGAATTCCTGAATTATTCTGAAGTGATAGTTTGTCATAACAGCAGGGAAGAAACGGAAACTTTTGCAATTTAAACACAAACATTGAAAACCGCTGCAAAGTGAATAACAAAAGCTAACACATTATGCTATGTTATGATCTATGTTCTgtgctatattatatttttttatgtttatattatattttagtatattatattatggtatatttatgttatattgtattaaatttcgtagtataatattattttatattattctgAGTTATACTccattatacaattttttcttatAGCATGTTATGTTAGATAATTTGATGTTATATTAAATGATGCTACATTATGTTatgtaatgttattattatgttttattatataatgctatattattttatgtaatgttattattatgttatattatcttgcactatattacattatattacattatattatggTATATTATGGCATATTGACTGATcttgtgttatattattatgGAGTTTAATTAAGTCAATAGTTTTTAAGTTTACAAATTTGGGTTTACAAACTTCAATGGGTTTATCACCATTTTCCACAGAAACTTCTAACTACAGTGATGACCATACAATTATACTTGTTCCAATTTCAGTTGTTTCATTACCTTTCCAGAAATTAtcaaagctacatgtataaatggttatattattatacaggTGACTTTGATAAAAcgtatatttaaaataaacagcAAGTGAATTGTCAATTATAGGTGCATCAACACTGTTAAAAATTCACTGAAAATGTTCTGCCAGCCTCACATATATTTCTCTATTTACTGGCTAGTTAGTGCAACAAGTTTATCACATACGAGTGCGTTTAGAGACATTTTAGATCCAGCAATGCACCGGGAGTTCTCTCATATGCAAGCATTAGTCCATGTTAACCTTTTATAATCAGTGTAATAACTACTTACCACTTATAACTGTTGTATATAATTCCAGATGAACTGTCAAACTAGGATACAAAAcagattaaaaagtttttaactgTGATGGTGGCTCAGAGTTGCCTGATGGAAGGCTATCTGTGAAACTCTCCTATTTTATTTCCCTTTTTAGATGAGAGGTGAGAGAGTCTATTAGATACACACCAAGTACATGATTTCACTCTGTCATAAATGACCAAGAACTCTTCCTTCAATGTTGTGCTGGTGTCAAAGGTCAACACCTCAGTATATATCATATCCTCTGGAGTCTAAAGTCCAAATCTAAAGGCAGCTGTTGCTCATATGTTCACTAAgtttaatattttcacaatgattCATGCTATTATCATACTTTGTAGTTTTTTTCAGACTGCCTCGAGTGAACTCCTTCATGCTACCCTAGCTTGTGGTTTGAATTTACAATCCCCTGAGTAAGGAACTGGCTTGATAACTATTTAGACAGGACTATCACCCAGcatatttcatgagaaaatatgaaatgagaaCCATCATCTATAACTCTATTTCGTGATATTAATGTGTTCAGATATATGATGTAAGGACATATTCAGCATAGGCTAACAAATGCCCCTATATGTTTAGATATTGTTATCAATTTTTATAGTGACCCTGTATCACATGTGCGCATGTGTTATTGTTAAAGGTCAATAATAGCTTATATCCTAACAGGTTGGTTGCTATGGTTACCATAAGGTTATTAACTTGTAACTTTGtaagtactaaaattattactagTAAATTGGCAAGGGCATCAGTTCATATTAGTCCCTAATGCTATGAACATGCTAGATACATTAGTTTATCACGGTCAATAGTTATTAGCCGATAATCAATAGTCAACGACCAACTAACAGTCAACAGTAATCACCCGGACCAAAAAACTAGATTAGAGTTAAACAACATgaactatttattattaaacagaataaatatttacacaaaaTAATAACTGTGCACTGAGcaacaaattttaaagtataaTATACACAAGGAATCCACTCACAGGATTCTAAATAAGAACTGAACTGTTCtttataatgttatatacatgAGTTTATGTAGATGTAGAGAGTCTTATCTGTTGATAGTCTGCTCTACTTGGTAGAATTGTAAGTGGTCTCAACTCTTTCCAATATAATATCTCTTTCTTCTACAATGTTAAATACCCCTCTTAGTATTTATATAATCTAATCTCATGCATGGAGTAGTCTTTAGTAATACAGTTTGTACATTCAGAATTATGAtattaatcaatttatatacaagcatataaatctcagtgttttcTTTCTATTAAACCAGTTATAGCAATGAAAATTTAGCAATGAACAATCTATACAACACGGGATTTGATCTTGGGACATCAAGATCTAGATGCAGggaacttaaccattaagctacatggAATACAATGGATGCATTGGGcgaatagtcattacattggttaagatactcacgtGCTTAAAGTGCTTGCTTGTAGTTAATAACTAACACTGCTGACCATAATGATTGTTAAGCTGACCCAAAACGCAAGTACTGTTTTAGtatagattttagtaaagatctagctttccaggtaagttactcaaattcattaagtaattattctattacccttGCAACGCCGAGCATTTGGCTAGTTAT
The genomic region above belongs to Watersipora subatra chromosome 1, tzWatSuba1.1, whole genome shotgun sequence and contains:
- the LOC137410349 gene encoding sulfotransferase 1B1-like, encoding MLHTSATLNTLPHSAQQIYKAMDTSGLTPLFDAEGKFIWNTLEYNGHKVYPFPNIKNKLDSYMKSFPVLDDDIYLPTYSKSGSHWLCEIVMMLTRRSADYRKEKTSQNMLEFWFDPEAKQNGGRRVMITHLQLGVMPPDILNNSSGKFIQIHRNPADLAVSFFNHLTNLTDIAGHLTHDWNSFITEIFCDRDRMNHPTWWDYTSEWWTAFKDKPNYLPVFYEELKEHPVKVIGDIAEFLKVGVDQKLVEEIATRVSFDRMSGEKRKIENHGPVFQEGFTFYRKGIVGDWKTHFTKEQHEQFMNHHNKELRNIPELYQRFIQYLQP